Below is a window of Clavibacter michiganensis subsp. tessellarius DNA.
TGCGAGCACGGGCGATTGGCGCAGTTGGTAGCGCGCTTCCTTCACACGGAAGAGGTCATCGGTTCGAGTCCGGTATCGCCCACCGAGCACCACTCCCCCTCCGCCGCACGGCGGGCAGCCCGCGGCATCGCCGCGACGCCATCCGGGCAGCGCCATCGTCACTGCAGCAGCGCCCGCGCCGTCCCCTCGTCGAGCACGATGTCGGTCACGAGCCCCGCGGCCAGCGCCCCGCGCACGCTCCGCGCCTTGGACGCCCCCGCCACCACGCACACGCGCCGCGGCGCGCGGCGGATCGTGGCGAGGTCCGGGCCGCTGGCCCGCGCGTTGATCGCGATGTCGGCCGAGGACCCGTCCTCGCGGAAGAAGACGGTCGACACGTCGCCCACGACGCCGTCCGCGTCGAGCGCGCGCTGGTCGGACCGCTCGAGGTACCCGCCCGAGTAGACGTGGCTCGGCACGAGGGCGACCGGGGATCCGACGCCGAAGAGCACCATGTCCATGCGCTCCTGGAGCTCGAGCACCCGCTTCGTGCTCCGCTCCCGCCAGAGGGCGAGCTTCGTGGCCGGGTCGTCGAAGAACGCCGGCACGGGGAACTGCTGCACGGTCGCGCCGTAGGCCTTGCCGAACCGGCGGAGGATCTCGCTCGCGTACATGATCCCGGTGGTGCGCACGTTGCCCGCCCCGTTGAGCTGCACGACGAGGGTGTTGTGCGTGGGCTTCGGCACGAGGTAGCGGCTGACGGCGCTGACCGTGGACCCCCACGCGACACCCACCACCATGTTCGAGTCGACGTACTGGGTGAGCATCCGTGCAGCCGAGAGGGCCACGCGGTCGACCCGGTCGACGTCGCTCGTCTGGTCGGGCACCGGCACCACGTGGGCGACGACGCCGTAGCGGTCGTGCAGCTGCTCCCCGAGCACGGTCGCGAGGTCGAGCGGCGAGCGGATCTGGATGTCCACGAGGCCCGACTCCCGGGCGAAGGCGAGCAGCCGGGACACGGAGGAGCGGCTCGTGCCGAGCTCCCGGGCGATGGCCTCCATCGTCAGGTCCTGCATGTAGTAGAGGTGCGCCGCGCGGAGGGCGTCCTGGGTGCGCTCGTGCGCGATGCCGTCGACCATCCGACGATGCTTGCACATCCGTGCACGGGCTTCGCGGGATCCGTTCGCGGGCGGATGATGGAGGCATCAGCACGCGCACCACGCACGCATCAGGACAACAGGAAGAAGCCTCCTCGTGACCACGTCGAAGAAGACCGACCTGCGGGACAACGTCGCCCGCATCCACGACCGCCCGAGCGCGCAGGTGCTCGTCATCGGCGGTGGCATCAACGGCATCGCGACGTTCCGCGACCTGGCGCTCCAGGGCGTCGACGTCGTCCTCGTCGAGCGCGCCGACTACGGCTCCGGCGCCTCGGCCGCCAGCTCGCACATGATCCACGGCGGCATCCGCTACCTCGAGAACGGCGAGTTCCGCCTCGTGCGCGAGTCCGTCGAGGAGCGCAACGGCCTCATCCGCATCGCGCCCCACTACGTGAAGCCGCTGCAGACCACGATGCCGATCTTCTCCACGTTCTCCGGCATCCTCAACGCGCCGCTGCGCATGCTCACGCACAAGCAGCGCAGCACCAAGGAGCGCGGCGCG
It encodes the following:
- a CDS encoding sugar-binding transcriptional regulator; its protein translation is MVDGIAHERTQDALRAAHLYYMQDLTMEAIARELGTSRSSVSRLLAFARESGLVDIQIRSPLDLATVLGEQLHDRYGVVAHVVPVPDQTSDVDRVDRVALSAARMLTQYVDSNMVVGVAWGSTVSAVSRYLVPKPTHNTLVVQLNGAGNVRTTGIMYASEILRRFGKAYGATVQQFPVPAFFDDPATKLALWRERSTKRVLELQERMDMVLFGVGSPVALVPSHVYSGGYLERSDQRALDADGVVGDVSTVFFREDGSSADIAINARASGPDLATIRRAPRRVCVVAGASKARSVRGALAAGLVTDIVLDEGTARALLQ